A portion of the Oncorhynchus gorbuscha isolate QuinsamMale2020 ecotype Even-year linkage group LG07, OgorEven_v1.0, whole genome shotgun sequence genome contains these proteins:
- the LOC124040211 gene encoding monocarboxylate transporter 7-like: MTVWGSRVKRYMGPNVYTAPPDGGWGWVVAVSFFLVEVFTYGVIKSLGIFLQDLMGEFGESNSRVSWIISICVFTMSFTAPLASIMTNRFGFRPVVMIGGLLISIGTIASGFTNSINEMYITIGLVAGLGYCLTFLPTVTLLSQYFSQRRSLVTAVASTGESFSVFALAPAFSALRDCIGWRYTLVVIGALQGIIIICGVLLRPIFIRPGPATETETGGLADQELKALNTQEESYTKERLYTKDISYAKDSYYTPQSSYSQENKLTHCYSLSSESEDSGVQSLHHQVLDDGSKAGMESPLNGIEEKGEKEGKERREKEASSQLCLGSKKEMEKDEEQTWTVSAQKPKLLDFSVLREGSFICYALFGLFATLGFFAPQLYIIELSVSRGVERDRATYMLSAIAVAEIFGRLSIGWVLGRKLFRGRKPLVLLGCVILLCLVLVAFTLVWEFWGLAICCGFYGFFMGTVSSTHIPMLAEKDVVGIERMASAAGVYVFIQSFAGLAGPPLGGVLVDLTQDYGSAFYSCAVGMGLGAVFLGLVRPAKRGLPCCSKRGPQNCPEPGNPVPQREGKEAQDRDSLQDFLEVDLDLDQKQEIITEKGQLMTIST; this comes from the exons ATGACAGTGTGGGGGTCCAGAGTGAAGCGCTACATGGGGCCTAACGTCTACACGGCGCCTCCAGATGGTGGCTGGGGATGGGTGGTGGCGGTCTCCTTCTTCCTGGTGGAAGTGTTCACCTACGGAGTCATCAAGAGCTTGGGTATCTTCCTCCAGGACCTGATGGGGGAGTTTGGGGAGAGCAACAGCCGAGTCTCTTGGATCATCTCCATCTGCGTCTTCACTATGAGTTTCACTG ctcctcttgCTTCTATAATGACCAACCGATTTGGGTTCCGGCCAGTTGTTATGATTGGTGGACTCCTCATCTCCATAGGAACCATCGCCAGTGGCTTCACCAACTCCATCAACGAGATGTACATCACCATTGGACTCGTTGCAG GCCTGGGGTACTGTCTGACCTTCCTGCCCACCGTCACCCTACTGTCTCAGTACTTCTCCCAGCGACGTTCCCTGGTCACAGCTGTCGCCTCCACGGGAGAGTCCTTCTCTGTGTTCGCCCTCGCCCCAG CATTCTCTGCTCTGAGGGACTGTATCGGCTGGCGTTACACTCTGGTGGTGATCGGAGCTCTGCagggcatcatcatcatctgtgGAGTTTTGCTAAGACCAATCTTCATCAGACCTGGACCAgccactgagacagagacaggtggACTGGCTGACCAAGAGCTGAAGGCTCTGAACACACAGGAGGAGTCCTACACTAAGGAGAGACTGTACACTAAGGACATTTCATATGCTAAGGATAGCTATTACACACCGCAGAGTTCCTACTCTCAGGAGAACAAGCTGACTCATTGTTACTCCCTGAGCTCTGAGTCTGAGGACTCTGGGGTCCAGTCCCTCCATCACCAGGTCCTGGATGATGGTAGCAAGGCAGGGATGGAAAGTCCTCTGAATGGgatagaggagaagggagaaaaggagggaaaagagagaagagagaaggaggcttCTTCACAGCTGTGCTTAGGAAGcaagaaggagatggagaaggacgAAGAGCAGACATGGACAGTATCCGCCCAAAAGCCCAAACTCCTTGACTTCTCCGTGCTGAGAGAAGGCAGCTTCATTTGCTATGCTCTCTTTGGCCTCTTCGCCACATTGGGTTTCTTTGCCCCTCAGCTCTACATCATTGAGCTGAGCGTGAGCCGTGGCGTGGAGCGTGACCGTGCAACCTACATGCTCTCCGCCATTGCGGTTGCAGAGATCTTTGGTCGCCTCTCCATTGGTTGGGTGCTAGGCAGGAAACTGTTTAGAGGCAGGAAGCCCTTGGTGCTGCTAGGATGTGTAATCCTGCTGTGCCTCGTGCTGGTGGCCTTTACCCTGGTGTGGGAGTTCTGGGGCCTGGCGATATGTTGTGGGTTCTATGGTTTTTTCATGGGCACTGTGTCATCAACGCATATACCCATGCTAGCAGAGAAAGATGTGGTGGGCATAGAGAGGATGGCGTCGGCCGCGGGAGTCTATGTGTTTATACAGAGCTTCGCTGGGCTGGCCGGACCACCTCTAGGAG GTGTTCTGGTGGACCTGACTCAGGACTACGGCTCAGCTTTCTACTCCTGTGCAGTGGGTATGGGTTTGGGAGCTGTGTTCCTGGGACTGGTACGACCAGCCAAGAGAGGCTTGCCCTGCTGCAGCAAGAGGGGGCCTCAAAATTGCCCAGAACCAGGGAACCCTGTACCTCAGCGAGAGGGGAAGGAGGCCCAGGACAGAGATAGTCTTCAGGACTTCCTAGAAGTTGACCTTGATTTGGACCAGAAACAGGAAATCATTACTGAAAAAGGCCAACTGATGACAATCTCTACTTGA
- the LOC124040212 gene encoding arylsulfatase G-like produces the protein MAGSVFLLLLAGTLLCGLLFHTVSHNEAGDRTRTRRPNFIIILADDIGWGDLGANQQAGQSTSQTPHLDLMAQQGMRLTDFHSPASTCSPSRAALLTGRHGLRNGVTHNFAVGSVGGLPLSETTLAEILHQGGYYTAMIGKWHLGHNGPYSPTNRGFDYYLGIPYSNDMGCTDLPGYDLPSCPPCYPGPQILHNRLKRSRYSSCYTKVALPLFENRTIVEQPLDLWRLTQRYTSTALNVIHTARERGQPFLLYVALAHMHVPLSPPSNAPHPSEGGVYAASLREMDGLVGAIKNASDASDKENTLIWFTGDNGPWEQKCQYAGSVGPFLGKWQTSRGGGSAKRTTWEGGHRVPTVSYWPGRVPANSTSNALLSGLDIFPTLLSLAGVNPPSDRRYDGIDATDVLLHGKETGNEFLFHPNSGAAGKYGDLQTVRLGRHKAFYITGAAEACGGSKGRQELHDPPMIFDLSGDKGEETPLDPTTEEYKEVDERVRRWREALLYDIATDQSVSMADYATDQSAAPCCDPRHTACRCLTLG, from the exons ATGGCAGGGAGTGTCTTCCTGCTCCTATTAGCTGGGACCCTGCTCTGTGGGCTACTTTTCCACACAGTGAGCCATAATGAAGCTGGGGACAGGACCCGCACCAGGAGACCCAACTTCATCATCATTCTGGCAGATGATATTGGATGGGGAGACCTAGGTGCCAACCAGCAGGCGGGTCAGAGTACAAGCCAAACCCCTCATCTGGATCTGATGGCCCAGCAAGGAATGAG GTTGACAGACTTCCACTCCCCAGCCTCCACCTGCTCCCCGTCCCGTGCTGCTCTCCTCACAGGCCGACACGGCCTGCGGAACGGGGTCACACACAACTTCGCTGTGGGGTCCGTGGGGGGGCTACCCCTCTCTGAGACCACTCTGGCCGAGATACTGCACCAGGGTGGATACTACACAGCCATGATTG GTAAATGGCATCTAGGGCACAATGGTCCATACAGTCCCACCAACAGAG GTTTTGACTACTACCTGGGGATCCCATACAGTAATGATATGGGCTGTACAGACCTGCCTGGTTACGACCTGccctcctgccctccctgttACCCTGGACCACAGATACTACACAACAG ATTGAAGAGGAGTCGTTACAGCAGCTGTTACACCAAAGTGGCTCTGCCTCTGTTTGAGAACAGGACCATTGTAGAGCAGCCTCTGGACCTGTGGAGGCTAACGCAGCGATACACATCCACTGCGCTCAATGTcatacacacagccag GGAACGGGGACAACCTTTTCTGCTCTATGTAGCTCTGGCACACATGCACGTCCCCCTGTCCCCCCCTTCCAATGCCCCCCACCCCTCAGAGGGCGGTGTGTACGCTGCCAGTCTGCGGGAGATGGACGGTCTGGTGGGGGCAATAAAGAATGCCTCTGATGCCTCAGACAAGGAGAACACTCTCATCTGGTTCACTG GTGATAATGGCCCCTGGGAGCAAAAGTGCCAGTATGCAGGAAGTGTGGGTCCTTTCCTGGGGAAGTGGCAGACCAGCAGAG GTGGGGGTTCTGCCAAGCGGACCACTTGGGAGGGGGGGCACAGGGTGCCTACAGTGTCCTACTGGCCTGGCAGAGTACCAGCCAACAGCACCAGCAATGCCCTGCTCAG TGGTCTGGATATcttccccaccctcctctccctagCTGGAGTGAACCCCCCATCAGACAGACGCTATGACGGTATCGACGCCACAGACGTCCTCCTACACGGCAAAGAAACAGGAAATGAG TTCCTCTTCCACCCCAACAGTGGCGCTGCAGGGAAGTATGGGGACCTGCAGACTGTCAGACTGGGGCGCCACAAGGCCTTCTACATCACGG GTGCGGCTGAGGCGTGTGGGGGGTCTAAAGGGAGGCAGGAGCTCCACGACCCCCCTATGATATTTGACCTGTCTGGGGACAAGGGCGAGGAGACACCCCTGGACCCCACCACGGAGGAGTACAAGGAGGTGGatgagagggtgaggaggtggagggaggcgCTGCTCTATGACATTGCCACTGACCAATCAGTGTCCATGGCCGACTACGCCACAGACCAATCAGCAGCCCCCTGCTGTGACCCCCGGCACACAGCCTGCCGCTGCCTCACCCTGGGCTGA
- the LOC124040213 gene encoding WD repeat domain phosphoinositide-interacting protein 1-like isoform X2 — MEDRETFDGPGGPQDFISSSFNQDTTSLSVGTKSGYRLFSVTSVDKMDCIHEGAESPDVYIVERLFSSSLVVVVSLSMPRRMNVYHFKRGTEICNYSYSNNILSVRLNRQRMVVCLEESVYIHNIKDMKLLKTLLNIPHNPSGLCALSVNHGNSYLAYPGSETIGEIMVYDANNLSTVTMIPAHDSPLAALTFNVSGTKLASASERGTVIRVFTIPEGQRLFEFRRGMKRYVSISSLSFSSDAQFLCASSNTETVHIFKLERHSPSQEGGCPTWGAYVGKMFTAASTYLPSQVSDMMHQDRAFATVRLNMFGLKNICALATVQKLPRLLVASSDGHIYIYNIDTQEGGECVLVRKHRLFEGDKEPQEEQQEEEELEDRRSLPPSNSLSYAATVALPSTPPSSTTLTGYLDGGAKKGDVIPEHEFTKGPVCLDDKNEFPPVNNQSN; from the exons ATGGAGGACCGGGAGACCTTCGACGGTCCAGGAGGGCCTCAAGACTTTATCAGCTCCTCGTTCAACCAGGACACCAC GTCTCTATCAGTGGGCACTAAGTCAGGCTACAGACTCTTCTCTGTCACCTCGGTGGACAAGATGGACTGCATCCACGAAGGAG CGGAGTCTCCAGACGTGTACATCGTGGAGCGGTTGTTCTCCAGCAGTCTGGTGGTGGTGGTCAGTCTCTCCATGCCCCGACGTATGAACGTCTACCACTtcaagagaggaacagagatctGCAACTATAGCTACTCCAACAACATCCTCTCAGTCAGGCTCAACAGACAG AGGATGGTAGTATGTCTGGAGGAGTCAGTCTACATCCACAACATCAAAGACATGAAGCTGCTCAAGACACTGCTCAACATACCACACAACCCCTCAG gtctctgtgccctctctgtgAACCATGGTAACTCCTACCTGGCGTACCCTGGCAGTGAGACCATCGGGGAGATCATGGTTTATGACGCCAACAACCTG AGCACGGTGACGATGATCCCAGCCCATGACAGTCCCCTTGCAGCTCTCACATTCAACGTGTCAGGAACCAAACTGGCCAGCGCCTCCGAGAGG ggtACAGTGATCCGAGTGTTCACCATCCCAGAGGGACAAAGACTGTTTGAGTTCcgcagagggatgaagag GTACGTGAGTATTAGCTCATTGTCCTTTAGTTCAGATGCCCAGTTCCTCTGTGCCTCCAGCAACACGGAAACGGTCCATATCTTCAAACTGGAACGTCACAGCCCCAG TCAAGAGGGGGGATGTCCTACGTGGGGTGCATACGTGGGAAAGATGTTCACAGCAGCCAGCACCTACCTTCCCTCCCAGGTCTCTGACATGATGCACCAGGACCGGGCCTTCGCCACTGTACGACTTAACATGTTCGGTCTCAAGAACATCTGCGCCTTGGCCAC GGTTCAGAAGCTGCCTCGTCTGCTGGTGGCGTCATCAGATGGACATATCTACATCTATAACATCGACacacaggagggaggagagtgtgtgttggtCAGGAAACATAG ACTATTTGAAGGAGATAAGGAGCCACAGGAAGAacaacaggaagaggaggagcttgAGGATAGAAGGTCCCTCCCACCATCAAACAGCCTATCATACGCTGCCACTGTGGCTCTCCCCTCGACCCCACCCTCTTCTACCACTCTCACAG GCTACTTAGATGGAGGGGCTAAGAAAGGCGATGTGATCCCTGAACATGAGTTTACCAagggacctgtctgtctggatgaCAAGAACGAGTTTCCTCCAGTCAACAACCAGAGCAACTGA
- the LOC124040213 gene encoding WD repeat domain phosphoinositide-interacting protein 1-like isoform X3: MQNYKSMSLSVGTKSGYRLFSVTSVDKMDCIHEGAESPDVYIVERLFSSSLVVVVSLSMPRRMNVYHFKRGTEICNYSYSNNILSVRLNRQRMVVCLEESVYIHNIKDMKLLKTLLNIPHNPSDTPSNPSGLCALSVNHGNSYLAYPGSETIGEIMVYDANNLSTVTMIPAHDSPLAALTFNVSGTKLASASERGTVIRVFTIPEGQRLFEFRRGMKRYVSISSLSFSSDAQFLCASSNTETVHIFKLERHSPSQEGGCPTWGAYVGKMFTAASTYLPSQVSDMMHQDRAFATVRLNMFGLKNICALATVQKLPRLLVASSDGHIYIYNIDTQEGGECVLVRKHRLFEGDKEPQEEQQEEEELEDRRSLPPSNSLSYAATVALPSTPPSSTTLTGYLDGGAKKGDVIPEHEFTKGPVCLDDKNEFPPVNNQSN; this comes from the exons atgcaaaactacaaatccat GTCTCTATCAGTGGGCACTAAGTCAGGCTACAGACTCTTCTCTGTCACCTCGGTGGACAAGATGGACTGCATCCACGAAGGAG CGGAGTCTCCAGACGTGTACATCGTGGAGCGGTTGTTCTCCAGCAGTCTGGTGGTGGTGGTCAGTCTCTCCATGCCCCGACGTATGAACGTCTACCACTtcaagagaggaacagagatctGCAACTATAGCTACTCCAACAACATCCTCTCAGTCAGGCTCAACAGACAG AGGATGGTAGTATGTCTGGAGGAGTCAGTCTACATCCACAACATCAAAGACATGAAGCTGCTCAAGACACTGCTCAACATACCACACAACCCCTCAG acacaccctcCAACCCGTCAGgtctctgtgccctctctgtgAACCATGGTAACTCCTACCTGGCGTACCCTGGCAGTGAGACCATCGGGGAGATCATGGTTTATGACGCCAACAACCTG AGCACGGTGACGATGATCCCAGCCCATGACAGTCCCCTTGCAGCTCTCACATTCAACGTGTCAGGAACCAAACTGGCCAGCGCCTCCGAGAGG ggtACAGTGATCCGAGTGTTCACCATCCCAGAGGGACAAAGACTGTTTGAGTTCcgcagagggatgaagag GTACGTGAGTATTAGCTCATTGTCCTTTAGTTCAGATGCCCAGTTCCTCTGTGCCTCCAGCAACACGGAAACGGTCCATATCTTCAAACTGGAACGTCACAGCCCCAG TCAAGAGGGGGGATGTCCTACGTGGGGTGCATACGTGGGAAAGATGTTCACAGCAGCCAGCACCTACCTTCCCTCCCAGGTCTCTGACATGATGCACCAGGACCGGGCCTTCGCCACTGTACGACTTAACATGTTCGGTCTCAAGAACATCTGCGCCTTGGCCAC GGTTCAGAAGCTGCCTCGTCTGCTGGTGGCGTCATCAGATGGACATATCTACATCTATAACATCGACacacaggagggaggagagtgtgtgttggtCAGGAAACATAG ACTATTTGAAGGAGATAAGGAGCCACAGGAAGAacaacaggaagaggaggagcttgAGGATAGAAGGTCCCTCCCACCATCAAACAGCCTATCATACGCTGCCACTGTGGCTCTCCCCTCGACCCCACCCTCTTCTACCACTCTCACAG GCTACTTAGATGGAGGGGCTAAGAAAGGCGATGTGATCCCTGAACATGAGTTTACCAagggacctgtctgtctggatgaCAAGAACGAGTTTCCTCCAGTCAACAACCAGAGCAACTGA
- the LOC124040213 gene encoding WD repeat domain phosphoinositide-interacting protein 1-like isoform X1 produces MEDRETFDGPGGPQDFISSSFNQDTTSLSVGTKSGYRLFSVTSVDKMDCIHEGAESPDVYIVERLFSSSLVVVVSLSMPRRMNVYHFKRGTEICNYSYSNNILSVRLNRQRMVVCLEESVYIHNIKDMKLLKTLLNIPHNPSDTPSNPSGLCALSVNHGNSYLAYPGSETIGEIMVYDANNLSTVTMIPAHDSPLAALTFNVSGTKLASASERGTVIRVFTIPEGQRLFEFRRGMKRYVSISSLSFSSDAQFLCASSNTETVHIFKLERHSPSQEGGCPTWGAYVGKMFTAASTYLPSQVSDMMHQDRAFATVRLNMFGLKNICALATVQKLPRLLVASSDGHIYIYNIDTQEGGECVLVRKHRLFEGDKEPQEEQQEEEELEDRRSLPPSNSLSYAATVALPSTPPSSTTLTGYLDGGAKKGDVIPEHEFTKGPVCLDDKNEFPPVNNQSN; encoded by the exons ATGGAGGACCGGGAGACCTTCGACGGTCCAGGAGGGCCTCAAGACTTTATCAGCTCCTCGTTCAACCAGGACACCAC GTCTCTATCAGTGGGCACTAAGTCAGGCTACAGACTCTTCTCTGTCACCTCGGTGGACAAGATGGACTGCATCCACGAAGGAG CGGAGTCTCCAGACGTGTACATCGTGGAGCGGTTGTTCTCCAGCAGTCTGGTGGTGGTGGTCAGTCTCTCCATGCCCCGACGTATGAACGTCTACCACTtcaagagaggaacagagatctGCAACTATAGCTACTCCAACAACATCCTCTCAGTCAGGCTCAACAGACAG AGGATGGTAGTATGTCTGGAGGAGTCAGTCTACATCCACAACATCAAAGACATGAAGCTGCTCAAGACACTGCTCAACATACCACACAACCCCTCAG acacaccctcCAACCCGTCAGgtctctgtgccctctctgtgAACCATGGTAACTCCTACCTGGCGTACCCTGGCAGTGAGACCATCGGGGAGATCATGGTTTATGACGCCAACAACCTG AGCACGGTGACGATGATCCCAGCCCATGACAGTCCCCTTGCAGCTCTCACATTCAACGTGTCAGGAACCAAACTGGCCAGCGCCTCCGAGAGG ggtACAGTGATCCGAGTGTTCACCATCCCAGAGGGACAAAGACTGTTTGAGTTCcgcagagggatgaagag GTACGTGAGTATTAGCTCATTGTCCTTTAGTTCAGATGCCCAGTTCCTCTGTGCCTCCAGCAACACGGAAACGGTCCATATCTTCAAACTGGAACGTCACAGCCCCAG TCAAGAGGGGGGATGTCCTACGTGGGGTGCATACGTGGGAAAGATGTTCACAGCAGCCAGCACCTACCTTCCCTCCCAGGTCTCTGACATGATGCACCAGGACCGGGCCTTCGCCACTGTACGACTTAACATGTTCGGTCTCAAGAACATCTGCGCCTTGGCCAC GGTTCAGAAGCTGCCTCGTCTGCTGGTGGCGTCATCAGATGGACATATCTACATCTATAACATCGACacacaggagggaggagagtgtgtgttggtCAGGAAACATAG ACTATTTGAAGGAGATAAGGAGCCACAGGAAGAacaacaggaagaggaggagcttgAGGATAGAAGGTCCCTCCCACCATCAAACAGCCTATCATACGCTGCCACTGTGGCTCTCCCCTCGACCCCACCCTCTTCTACCACTCTCACAG GCTACTTAGATGGAGGGGCTAAGAAAGGCGATGTGATCCCTGAACATGAGTTTACCAagggacctgtctgtctggatgaCAAGAACGAGTTTCCTCCAGTCAACAACCAGAGCAACTGA
- the prkar1ab gene encoding protein kinase, cAMP-dependent, regulatory, type I, alpha (tissue specific extinguisher 1) b, with the protein MASGSTSSEEERSLRECELYVQKHNIQQLLKDCIVQLCTSRPDRPMAFLREYFERLENEEAKQILNQQKASSRSDSRDEEVSPPMNPVVKGRRRRGAISAEVYTEEDAASYVRKVIPKDYKTMAALAKAIEKNVLFSHLDDNERSDIFDAMFSVTYIAGETVIMQGDEGDNFYVIDQGETDVYVNNECVTSIGEGGSFGELALIYGTPRAATVRAKSNVKLWGIDRDSYRRILMGSTLRKRKMYEEFLSKVSILESLDKWERLTVADSLEPVQFDDGQKIVVQGEPGDEFFIILEGSAAVLQRRSENEEFVEVGRLQPSDYFGEIALLMNRPRAATVVARGPLKCVKLDRPRFERVLGPCSDILKRNIQQYNSFVSLSV; encoded by the exons ATGGCGTCGGGCAGTACGAgcagcgaggaggagaggagtctgaGGGAGTGTGAGCTGTACGTGCAGAAACACAACATCCAGCAGCTGCTGAAGGACTGCATCGTCCAGCTGTGTACCTCTAGGCCTGACAGACCCATGGCCTTCCTCAGAGAGTACTTCGAGAGGCTGGAGAAT GAGGAGGCCAAGCAAATCCTGAACCAGCAGAAGGCCAGCAGCCGTTCTGACTCCCGGGATGAGGAGGTATCTCCTCCCATGAACCCTGTTGTCAAGGGTCGCCGGCGGAGAGGAGCCATCAGTGCTGAGGTCTACACAGAGGAGGACGCTGCATCCTATGTCAGAAAG GTCATTCCTAAAGACTACAAAACAATGGCTGCCCTAGCTAAAGCTATCGAAAAGAATGTGCTTTTCTCTCACTTGGATGACAACGAGAGGAG CGACATCTTTGACGCCATGTTTTCAGTTACCTACATCGCTGGAGAGACTGTTATTATGCAAG GTGATGAGGGAGATAATTTCTACGTCATCGACCAAGGAGAGACGGAT GTGTATGTGAACAACGAGTGTGTGACCAGTATCGGGGAAGGGGGCAGCTTCGGAGAGTTGGCCCTGATCTACGGCACCCCCAGGGCTGCCACTGTCCGAGCCAAGAGCAACGTCAAACTGTGGGGCATCGACAGAGACAGCTACAGGAGGATACTCATG GGAAGCActttgaggaagaggaagatgtaCGAGGAGTTCCTCAGCAAAGTTTCCATCTTAG AGTCTCTGGACAAATGGGAGCGTCTGACGGTGGCAGATTCTCTGGAGCCGGTGCAGTTTGATGACGGACAGAAGATCGTGGTGCAGGGAGAGCCTGGCGACGAGTTCTTCATCATACTGGAG GGCTCTGCAGCTGTGTTGCAGCGTCGCTCTGAGAACGAGGAGTTTGTGGAGGTTGGGAGATTACAACCTTCTGACTACTTTG GTGAGATTGCCCTGCTGATGAACCGTCCCCGTGCTGCCACTGTGGTCGCCCGCGGTCCTCTGAAGTGTGTGAAGCTGGACCGACCACGGTTCGAACGCGTCCTCGGACCCTGCTCGGACATTCTCAAACGCAACATCCAACAGTACAACAGCTTTgtttcactgtctgtctga